From Ruminococcus sp. HUN007, a single genomic window includes:
- the rplL gene encoding 50S ribosomal protein L7/L12: MASEKTMKFIEDIKALTVLELAELVDAIQEEFGVTAAVAAAPAAGGAAAGAAEKTEFDVVMTSFGDSKMNVIKVIKDVMGLGLKESKEFVEGLPKAVKEGASKADAEDIKAKLEAAGATIEIK, translated from the coding sequence ATGGCTTCAGAAAAGACAATGAAATTTATTGAAGATATCAAGGCTCTTACAGTATTAGAGCTCGCTGAATTAGTTGACGCTATTCAGGAAGAATTTGGCGTAACAGCTGCTGTAGCTGCTGCTCCTGCTGCTGGCGGCGCTGCTGCTGGTGCTGCTGAAAAGACTGAATTTGACGTTGTAATGACATCATTCGGTGACAGCAAGATGAACGTTATCAAGGTTATCAAGGACGTTATGGGTCTTGGCCTTAAGGAATCAAAGGAATTCGTTGAAGGACTTCCAAAGGCTGTTAAGGAAGGCGCTTCAAAGGCTGACGCTGAAGACATCAAGGCTAAGCTCGAAGCTGCTGGTGCTACAATCGAAATCAAGTAA